Proteins from a genomic interval of Medicago truncatula cultivar Jemalong A17 chromosome 3, MtrunA17r5.0-ANR, whole genome shotgun sequence:
- the LOC25488722 gene encoding protein PELPK1 produces the protein MAYINLSKIIFSLMVLAILSTKSNTMVLGARNLLESNIPEVPKLDFPPIPKPELPTIPELPKPELPKVPELPKPELPKFNVPELPKLEFPKLPELPKVPELPKFPELPKPELPKVPELSMPEIPKIPELPKPELPKLNAPELPKLEQPKVPELPKHELPKVSELPKPDIPKVPELPKPELPKVPELPKPELPKVPELPKPEIPKVPELPKLELPKVPELAKPELPKFNVPELPKPELPKVPETPKGVPTNTP, from the coding sequence ATGGCTTACATCAAtttatcaaaaatcattttttcattAATGGTTCTAGCTATATTGTCAACCAAGAGTAACACAATGGTTCTCGGGGCACGCAATCTTCTAGAGTCGAACATACCTGAGGTTCCGAAACTTGATTTTCCACCTATACCAAAGCCTGAGCTTCCAACGATTCCTGAATTACCTAAGCCAGAATTACCTAAGGTACCTGAACTTCCAAAGCCTGAGCTACCTAAGTTTAATGTTCCTGAATTGCCAAAACTCGAGTTTCCCAAACTCCCTGAGTTGCCTAAAGTTCCCGAGTTGCCTAAGTTCCCTGAATTGCCCAAACCTGAACTACCTAAAGTCCCCGAATTGTCTATGCCGGAAATTCCAAAGATACCCGAATTACCAAAGCCTGAGTTACCTAAACTTAATGCCCCTGAATTGCCAAAACTCGAGCAACCTAAAGTCCCTGAATTGCCAAAACATGAACTACCTAAAGTCTCTGAGTTGCCCAAACCAGATATCCCTAAGGTACCTGAATTGCCAAAACCCGAGCTACCTAAGGTACCTGAATTACCAAAACCCGAGCTACCTAAGGTACCTGAGTTGCCCAAACCAGAAATACCAAAGGTACCTGAATTACCAAAACTAGAGTTACCTAAAGTACCTGAATTGGCAAAACCTGAACTACCGAAATTCAATGTCCCTGAACTACCAAAACCCGAGTTACCTAAAGTCCCTGAAACTCCTAAAGGTGTTCCAACCAATACTCCTTAA
- the LOC25488724 gene encoding probable serine/threonine-protein kinase DDB_G0280111 isoform X2: protein MWKFKPFAHKEQNGLEGRSIDVGNLKLHVHKLIAEGGFSCVYLARDAVHMSKQYALKHIICNDEESLGLVKKEISVMKLLIGHPNVVTLHANAIYDMGRTKEAFLVMEFCEKSLVSVLESRGAGYFEERQVLLIFRDVCNAVFAMHCQSPPIAHRDLKAENLLLGSDGLWKLCDFGSISTNHKRFEKPEEMGIEEDNIRKYTTPAYRPPEMWDLFLKEVINEKVDIWALGCLLFRICYFKSAFDGESKLQVLNGNYRIPDLPKFNSTLTDLIRDMLQARPDDRPDITQVWFRVNEQLPIDLQKSLPDRPPESPASNNHEGASMSTNKSSAMPRRNPPPPPSVAEPKTTPQPSLASRGGESGGQLGAFWSTLHAKDSRVPEEKGKPVYDEERSSHHRVRPDNDQLPKNVSTNKVTNSQTQTVKSSIHGKLHKPEAVSSKDFEINFFPDKGHANEKQMSNLEKKNNNFQDQSFNTFVAEFDTAKLSSGHGNKSTREEALESEVEKLREQLKEANLEKSEITAKYEKLTAICRSQRQELQDLKQTLAAKTPSPSREGFRTSPGVASSASSDRSEWKTPSSEPKSSWQPFSEESEPFKSLSADNASKSVRSRNGQQSKPATQPAADFDSWGFGADTFSAARAGSGSPQMPRPGEGSTAHVFREAKGFESKSTSQPAGWAGF, encoded by the exons ATGTGGAAATTTAAGCCATTCGCGCATAAAGAGCAAAATGGTCTTGAAGGCCGTTCTATAGACGTTGGTAATCTCAAACTACATGTCCACAAGCTCATTGCTGAAGGAGGGTTCTCATGTGTTTACTTGGCTCGTGATGCTGTACATATGTCAAAACAGTATGCTTTGAAGCACATAATATGCAACGATGAAGAATCACTTGGATTAGTGAAGAAAGAGATATCTGTGATGAAGTTGTTGATTGGACATCCCAATGTTGTCACCCTTCATGCCAATGCCATCTATGATATGGGTAGGACAAAAGAGGCATTCCTTGTAATGGAATTTTGTGAGAAGTCTCTGGTTAGTGTGCTGGAGAGCCGTGGTGCTGGTTATTTTGAAGAGAGGCAGGTTCTTTTAATCTTCAGGGACGTGTGTAATGCAGTCTTTGCCATGCACTGCCAGTCCCCGCCTATTGCTCACCG AGACTTGAAAGCAGAAAATCTTCTGTTGGGTTCAGATGGTTTATGGAAATTGTGTGATTTTGGAAGCATTTCCACAAATCACAAACGTTTTGAGAAGCCAGAAGAAATGGGAATTGAGGAAGATAATATCAGAAAGTACACAACCCCTGCCTACAGACCCCCCGAG ATGTGGGATCTGTTCCTGAAAGAAGTCATTAATGAGAAAGTGGACATATGG GCACTTGGGTGTCTTCTTTTTCGCATATGCTACTTCAAAAGTGCATTTGATGGGGAATCAAAGCTCCAAGTCTTAAATGGAAACTACCGCATTCCTGATCTACCTAAATTCAATTCAACCCTCACAGACTTGATCAGAGACATGCTTCAAGCTCGACCAGACGACAGACCAGATATCACGCAG GTTTGGTTTCGTGTTAATGAGCAGCTACCCATTGATTTACAAAAGTCATTACCTGACAGGCCACCTGAATCGCCCGCTTCCAACAATCATGAAG GTGCTTCAATGTCCACAAACAAATCAAGTGCAATGCCTCGCAGAAATCCACCTCCTCCTCCATCAGTTGCAGAACCCAAAACTACCCCTCAGCCATCTCTTGCTTCTAGGGGAGGGGAAAGTGGGGGGCAGCTTGGTGCTTTCTGGTCCACTCTGCATGCAAAGGATTCACGTGTCCCCGAGGAAAAGGGCAAACCTGTATATGATGAAGAACGATCTAGCCACCACAGAGTTCGTCCGGACAATGATCAGTTACCGAAAAATGTTAGTACTAACAAAGTGACTAACTCACAAACTCAGACTGTAAAAAGCAGTATACATGGAAAGTTGCACAAACCTGAAGCTGTATCTTCCAAGgactttgaaataaattttttccCAGATAAAGGTCATGCAAATGAGAAGCAAATGTCAAATCtggagaagaaaaataataattttcaagaCCAGtcttttaacacttttgttGCAGAGTTTGATACCGCTAAGCTAAGCTCCGGGCATGGTAACAAATCCACAAGGGAAGAAGCATTAGAGTCTGAGGTGGAGAAACTCAGGGAGCAGCTGAAGGAAGCTAACTTAGAGAAATCTGAAATCACTGCCAAGTATGAAAAGCTTACTGCTATTTGCCGTTCACAAAGACAAGAATTGCAGGATCTCAAGCAAACACTTGCAGCAAAAACTCCATCTCCTAGTAGAGAAGGTTTCAGAACCTCTCCTGGAGTTGCATCATCTGCATCTTCG GATAGAAGTGAATGGAAAACTCCTAGTTCAGAACCAAAGTCATCATGGCAACCTTTCTCGGAGGAAAGCGAACCGTTTAAATCCCTTTCAGCAGACAATGCTTCAAAATCTGTTAGGTCAAGAAATGGTCAGCAGAGCAAGCCGGCTACTCAACCAGCTGCTGATTTTGATTCTTGGGGTTTTGGTGCAGATACATTTAGTGCTGCTCGTGCTGGTAGTGGTAGCCCACAGATGCCAAGACCTGGTGAAGGGAGTACAGCTCATGTTTTCCGTGAGGCGAAGGGTTTTGAGAGCAAATCAACTTCTCAACCTGCTGGATGGGCTGGTTTTTAA
- the LOC25488724 gene encoding probable serine/threonine-protein kinase DDB_G0280111 isoform X1 gives MWKFKPFAHKEQNGLEGRSIDVGNLKLHVHKLIAEGGFSCVYLARDAVHMSKQYALKHIICNDEESLGLVKKEISVMKLLIGHPNVVTLHANAIYDMGRTKEAFLVMEFCEKSLVSVLESRGAGYFEERQVLLIFRDVCNAVFAMHCQSPPIAHRDLKAENLLLGSDGLWKLCDFGSISTNHKRFEKPEEMGIEEDNIRKYTTPAYRPPEMWDLFLKEVINEKVDIWALGCLLFRICYFKSAFDGESKLQVLNGNYRIPDLPKFNSTLTDLIRDMLQARPDDRPDITQVWFRVNEQLPIDLQKSLPDRPPESPASNNHEGASMSTNKSSAMPRRNPPPPPSVAEPKTTPQPSLASRGGESGGQLGAFWSTLHAKDSRVPEEKGKPVYDEERSSHHRVRPDNDQLPKNVSTNKVTNSQTQTVKSSIHGKLHKPEAVSSKDFEINFFPDKGHANEKQMSNLEKKNNNFQDQSFNTFVAEFDTAKLSSGHGNKSTREEALESEVEKLREQLKEANLEKSEITAKYEKLTAICRSQRQELQDLKQTLAAKTPSPSREGFRTSPGVASSASSQDRSEWKTPSSEPKSSWQPFSEESEPFKSLSADNASKSVRSRNGQQSKPATQPAADFDSWGFGADTFSAARAGSGSPQMPRPGEGSTAHVFREAKGFESKSTSQPAGWAGF, from the exons ATGTGGAAATTTAAGCCATTCGCGCATAAAGAGCAAAATGGTCTTGAAGGCCGTTCTATAGACGTTGGTAATCTCAAACTACATGTCCACAAGCTCATTGCTGAAGGAGGGTTCTCATGTGTTTACTTGGCTCGTGATGCTGTACATATGTCAAAACAGTATGCTTTGAAGCACATAATATGCAACGATGAAGAATCACTTGGATTAGTGAAGAAAGAGATATCTGTGATGAAGTTGTTGATTGGACATCCCAATGTTGTCACCCTTCATGCCAATGCCATCTATGATATGGGTAGGACAAAAGAGGCATTCCTTGTAATGGAATTTTGTGAGAAGTCTCTGGTTAGTGTGCTGGAGAGCCGTGGTGCTGGTTATTTTGAAGAGAGGCAGGTTCTTTTAATCTTCAGGGACGTGTGTAATGCAGTCTTTGCCATGCACTGCCAGTCCCCGCCTATTGCTCACCG AGACTTGAAAGCAGAAAATCTTCTGTTGGGTTCAGATGGTTTATGGAAATTGTGTGATTTTGGAAGCATTTCCACAAATCACAAACGTTTTGAGAAGCCAGAAGAAATGGGAATTGAGGAAGATAATATCAGAAAGTACACAACCCCTGCCTACAGACCCCCCGAG ATGTGGGATCTGTTCCTGAAAGAAGTCATTAATGAGAAAGTGGACATATGG GCACTTGGGTGTCTTCTTTTTCGCATATGCTACTTCAAAAGTGCATTTGATGGGGAATCAAAGCTCCAAGTCTTAAATGGAAACTACCGCATTCCTGATCTACCTAAATTCAATTCAACCCTCACAGACTTGATCAGAGACATGCTTCAAGCTCGACCAGACGACAGACCAGATATCACGCAG GTTTGGTTTCGTGTTAATGAGCAGCTACCCATTGATTTACAAAAGTCATTACCTGACAGGCCACCTGAATCGCCCGCTTCCAACAATCATGAAG GTGCTTCAATGTCCACAAACAAATCAAGTGCAATGCCTCGCAGAAATCCACCTCCTCCTCCATCAGTTGCAGAACCCAAAACTACCCCTCAGCCATCTCTTGCTTCTAGGGGAGGGGAAAGTGGGGGGCAGCTTGGTGCTTTCTGGTCCACTCTGCATGCAAAGGATTCACGTGTCCCCGAGGAAAAGGGCAAACCTGTATATGATGAAGAACGATCTAGCCACCACAGAGTTCGTCCGGACAATGATCAGTTACCGAAAAATGTTAGTACTAACAAAGTGACTAACTCACAAACTCAGACTGTAAAAAGCAGTATACATGGAAAGTTGCACAAACCTGAAGCTGTATCTTCCAAGgactttgaaataaattttttccCAGATAAAGGTCATGCAAATGAGAAGCAAATGTCAAATCtggagaagaaaaataataattttcaagaCCAGtcttttaacacttttgttGCAGAGTTTGATACCGCTAAGCTAAGCTCCGGGCATGGTAACAAATCCACAAGGGAAGAAGCATTAGAGTCTGAGGTGGAGAAACTCAGGGAGCAGCTGAAGGAAGCTAACTTAGAGAAATCTGAAATCACTGCCAAGTATGAAAAGCTTACTGCTATTTGCCGTTCACAAAGACAAGAATTGCAGGATCTCAAGCAAACACTTGCAGCAAAAACTCCATCTCCTAGTAGAGAAGGTTTCAGAACCTCTCCTGGAGTTGCATCATCTGCATCTTCG CAGGATAGAAGTGAATGGAAAACTCCTAGTTCAGAACCAAAGTCATCATGGCAACCTTTCTCGGAGGAAAGCGAACCGTTTAAATCCCTTTCAGCAGACAATGCTTCAAAATCTGTTAGGTCAAGAAATGGTCAGCAGAGCAAGCCGGCTACTCAACCAGCTGCTGATTTTGATTCTTGGGGTTTTGGTGCAGATACATTTAGTGCTGCTCGTGCTGGTAGTGGTAGCCCACAGATGCCAAGACCTGGTGAAGGGAGTACAGCTCATGTTTTCCGTGAGGCGAAGGGTTTTGAGAGCAAATCAACTTCTCAACCTGCTGGATGGGCTGGTTTTTAA
- the LOC25488726 gene encoding beta-glucosidase 12, whose protein sequence is MWFKVLLHLAFCMALFESTTSLNQSSFPEDFVFGTASSAYQYEGAAFEGGRGPSIWDTFTHKYPDRIADHSNGDVATDSYHRYKEDIGMMKDIGFQAYRFSISWSRILPSGNFKGGVNQEGITYYNNLINELISNGLQPYITLFHWDLPQALEDEYGGFLSPKIVQDYAYYAELCFSEFGDRVKHWITLNEPLMYSLQGYANGQFPPARCSKWISPNCSVGDSSTEPYIVTHHQILAHATAVKIYREKYQISQNGQIGISLNAPWFVPLSQSKTDIEAAYRALAFIYDWFMEPLYAGTYPAVMVNKVGKRLPKFSRKEYLMVKGSYDFIGLNYYTAYYVENVPCQRENQTMLTDSCTNYTPIRNGVPIGPKGASDWLYIYPPGIQDLLEYTKEKFNDPIIYITENGVDEVNDGTKSFDDKLRIYYIGQHLLYIQRAIRNGVNVKGYFAWSFLDNFEWTNGYTVRFGIIYVDFKNGLKRYHKRSALWFKTFLHQ, encoded by the exons ATGTGGTTTAAGGTCCTTCTTCACCTTGCTTTTTGCATGGCTTTGTTTGAGTCAACAACTTCTCTTAATCAAAGCAGTTTCCCAgaagattttgtttttggaacagCATCTTCAGCTTACCAG TATGAAGGTGCTGCATTTGAAGGTGGCAGAGGTCCAAGCATATGGGACACCTTCACTCATAAGTACCCAG ATCGAATAGCAGACCATAGTAATGGTGATGTTGCCACTGATTCATACCATCGTTACAAG GAAGACATAGGCATGATGAAGGATATTGGATTTCAAGCTTATAGGTTTTCCATTTCTTGGTCCCGAATATTACCTA gTGGAAACTTCAAGGGAGGAGTTAACCAAGAGGGAATCACATACTACAACAATCTCATCAATGAACTTATATCAAATG GACTACAACCTTATATAACTTTATTTCACTGGGATCTTCCACAAGCTCTTGAAGATGAATATGGAGGTTTCTTGAGTCCTAAAATTGT GCAAGATTATGCATATTATGCAGAACTATGCTTCAGTGAATTTGGTGACAGGGTTAAGCATTGGATTACATTGAATGAACCATTGATGTATAGTCTCCAAGGTTATGCTAATGGCCAGTTTCCACCAGCAAGATGTTCAAAATGGATATCACCAAATTGTAGTGTTGGTGATTCTAGTACTGAGCCTTACATAGTTACACACCACCAGATTCTTGCTCATGCTACAGCAGTAAAAATCTACAGGGAGAAGTACCAG ATTTCACAAAATGGTCAAATTGGGATATCACTAAATGCTCCATGGTTTGTGCCACTATCCCAATCAAAAACAGACATAGAAGCAGCATATCGAGCCCTTGCTTTTATCTATGATTG GTTCATGGAACCGTTATACGCAGGCACATATCCTGCTGTGATGGTTAACAAAGTTGGGAAACGTTTGCCAAAGTTTTCAAGAAAGGAATACTTGATGGTTAAAGGGTCCTATGATTTTATAGGGTTGAACTATTACACTGcatattatgttgaaaatgtTCCTTGTCAAAGAGAAAATCAAACTATGTTAACAGACTCTTGCACTAATTATACTC CTATAAGAAATGGAGTTCCTATTGGTCCTAAG GGTGCCTCAGATTGGCTCTACATTTATCCTCCAGGGATTCAAGATTTATTAGAATACACCAAGGAGAAGTTTAATGATCCAATTATTTACATAACCGAAAATG GAGTTGATGAGGTTAATGATGGTACAAAATCGTTTGATGACAAATTGAGAATATACTATATTGGTCAACACCTTTTGTACATTCAAAGGGCCATAAG GAATGGTGTAAATGTGAAGGGTTACTTTGCATGGTCATTTTTGGACAATTTTGAGTGGACTAATGGTTATACTGTTCGTTTTGGAATAATATATGTGGATTTCAAGAATGGACTAAAAAGATATCATAAAAGATCAGCTTTGTGGTTCAAAACTTTTCTTCATCAATGA
- the LOC25488727 gene encoding protein PELPK1, which produces MASINLSTIIFSFMFLALLSTNSNTRVAGARNLLESNIPQFPKLDFPPLPKPSLPELPKPDFPNVPELPKPDFPKINVPELPKSDLPNVPEMPKLEIPKVPELPKPELPKFNVPELPKPELPKIPESPKLEQPKVPELPKPEIPKVPEMPKHELPKFNVPELPKPELPKIPESPKLEQPKVPELTKPEIPKVPEMPKPELPKFNVPEFPKPELPKAPELPKSEVPKVPELQKHELPKAPELHEPRLSKVFELPKPELSKIPELPKPQLPKTHELTKPEFPKVPELPKPELPRIPEMPKSNFPKVPELPKLEQPKVPELTKPEIPKVPELPKLELPKVPEFPKPELPKILETPKVVPTTTP; this is translated from the coding sequence ATGGCTTCCATCAATTTGTCAACaatcattttttcatttatgtttCTAGCTTTATTGTCAACAAATAGTAACACAAGGGTTGCCGGGGCACGAAATCTTCTAGAGTCAAACATACCTCAGTTTCCAAAACTTGATTTTCCACCTCTACCAAAACCTTCTTTACCTGAATTACCAAAGCCAGATTTTCCCAATGTACCTGAATTACCAAAGCCTGATTTTCCTAAGATTAATGTTCCTGAGTTGCCAAAATCTGATTTACCAAACGTACCTGAAATGCCAAAGTTAGAAATTCCTAAGGTGCCGGAATTGCCAAAACCTGAACTACCCAAGTTTAATGTTCCTGAATTGCCCAAACCCGAGCTACCTAAAATTCCCGAATCACCTAAACTAGAGCAACCTAAGGTTCCTGAATTGCCAAAACCTGAAATTCCTAAAGTACCTGAAATGCCAAAGCATGAACTGCCTAAGTTTAATGTTCCTGAATTGCCAAAACCCGAACTACCTAAAATCCCTGAATCACCGAAGTTAGAGCAACCTAAGGTTCCTGAATTGACAAAACCTGAAATTCCTAAAGTACCTGAAATGCCAAAGCCTGAACTACCTAAGTTTAATGTTCCCGAATTTCCGAAACCCGAGCTTCCTAAAGCCCCTGAGTTACCTAAGTCGGAGGTTCCTAAGGTTCCCGAACTTCAAAAACACGAGCTTCCTAAAGCCCCTGAGTTACATGAACCAAGGCTATCTAAAGTTTTCGAATTGCCAAAACCTGAATTGTCCAAAATCCCTGAGTTACCTAAGCCTCAATTACCTAAAACTCATGAATTGACAAAACCTGAGTTTCCTAAAGTTCCTGAATTACCTAAACCTGAGTTGCCTAGGATTCCCGAAATGCCAAAATCCAACTTCCCTAAAGTCCCCGAGTTACCTAAACTAGAGCAGCCTAAGGTTCCTGAATTGACAAAACCCGAGATTCCTAAAGTACCAGAGTTACCTAAGCTAGAATTGCCTAAGGTTCCTGAATTTCCAAAACCTGAGCTACCTAAAATCCTAGAAACTCCAAAAGTCGTTCCAACCACCACGCCTTAA